A part of Candidatus Chlamydia corallus genomic DNA contains:
- a CDS encoding FHIPEP family type III secretion protein: MSGKKDSVGGMIFVPLGILLLIFLPLPQILLDFGLCVSFALSLLTVCWVFNLNSSSSGKLFSPFFLYLCLLRLGLNLASTRRIVSLGTASPMIFSLGSFFSLGSLWAATFACLLLFFVNFLMISKGSERIAEVRSRFVLEALPAKQMALDADLVSGRASYKAIKRQKNELVEESDFFSAMEGVFRFVKGDAIISCILLLVNVISVTCLHYTSGYPLEEMWFTVLGDTLVSQVPALLTSCAAATLISKIDKEESLLNRLIEYYKQLRQHFRVVALLILSLCCIPSSPKFPIALLASLLWLAYRKEELSSEDSCIAHAFSYVEGVCPKEQESEFYRVYRIASDKVFEDLGVRLPKLHCLRSEGERPSLRLFGQNLYFDEMTVKTLLPFLRNIAHEALNGEAVQKYLQESERLFGIAVEEIIPKKISLSSLVVLSRLLVRERVSLKLFPKILEAVAVYQNSGDSLEILAEKVRKSLGHWIGRSLWDQKQTLEVITVDFHVEELINSSYSKSNPAMQENVIRQIDSLLEQSVFKDFRAIVTSCETRFEMKKMLDPHFPDLLVLSHNELPKEIPISFLGIVSDEVLVP, translated from the coding sequence GTGTCTGGGAAGAAAGATAGTGTTGGGGGAATGATCTTTGTCCCTCTTGGAATCCTATTACTAATCTTTTTGCCTCTTCCTCAGATCCTTCTTGATTTTGGATTATGTGTTAGTTTTGCATTATCTTTATTGACTGTCTGCTGGGTGTTTAATCTAAATTCAAGTAGTTCAGGGAAGCTCTTTTCTCCTTTTTTCTTGTACCTTTGCCTATTGCGATTGGGACTAAATCTTGCCTCGACACGGCGGATTGTCTCATTGGGAACAGCCTCTCCTATGATTTTTTCTCTAGGAAGTTTTTTCTCTTTGGGAAGTTTATGGGCAGCAACATTTGCGTGCCTCCTTCTTTTCTTTGTGAACTTTTTGATGATTTCCAAGGGTTCTGAAAGAATTGCAGAGGTGCGTTCTCGATTTGTCTTAGAAGCTCTTCCAGCCAAACAGATGGCTTTAGATGCTGATCTTGTTTCTGGAAGAGCTTCGTATAAGGCCATCAAAAGACAAAAAAATGAACTTGTAGAAGAAAGCGATTTCTTTTCTGCCATGGAGGGGGTCTTTCGTTTTGTTAAAGGGGATGCTATTATTAGTTGTATCCTTTTGCTTGTTAACGTGATTTCTGTAACTTGTCTTCATTATACTTCGGGTTATCCTCTTGAAGAAATGTGGTTTACAGTTTTAGGAGATACTCTAGTTAGTCAAGTTCCTGCTTTGCTTACTTCCTGTGCTGCAGCGACTCTTATCAGTAAAATCGATAAGGAAGAGAGCCTCTTAAACCGTCTAATAGAATACTACAAACAGTTGCGTCAGCATTTCAGAGTTGTCGCGCTATTGATCCTTTCTTTATGCTGTATTCCAAGTTCCCCAAAGTTTCCTATAGCTTTGCTTGCAAGTCTCTTATGGTTGGCATATCGAAAAGAGGAGCTTTCATCAGAAGATTCTTGTATAGCACACGCTTTCTCTTATGTAGAGGGGGTGTGCCCTAAAGAACAAGAATCCGAGTTCTATCGAGTATATCGCATTGCATCTGACAAAGTATTTGAAGATCTAGGAGTTAGGTTGCCTAAGCTGCATTGTCTGCGTAGTGAGGGAGAACGTCCTTCGCTTCGATTATTCGGCCAGAATTTATACTTTGATGAAATGACTGTAAAGACACTGCTTCCTTTCTTGAGAAACATAGCTCATGAGGCTCTGAATGGAGAGGCGGTCCAAAAGTACCTTCAAGAATCAGAGAGGTTATTCGGCATCGCCGTTGAGGAAATCATTCCCAAGAAAATCTCCTTAAGCTCGCTTGTGGTTCTTTCTCGTCTACTTGTTAGAGAAAGAGTATCGCTTAAGCTCTTTCCAAAGATCCTAGAGGCAGTTGCCGTATACCAAAATTCTGGAGATAGCTTGGAGATCCTTGCTGAAAAAGTGCGAAAATCTCTGGGGCATTGGATTGGAAGAAGCCTATGGGATCAGAAACAAACTCTTGAGGTCATCACCGTAGATTTTCATGTTGAAGAATTGATAAATAGTTCTTATTCAAAGTCTAATCCCGCAATGCAAGAGAACGTTATTCGCCAGATAGATAGTCTTTTAGAACAGTCAGTATTTAAAGATTTCCGAGCTATTGTTACCAGCTGTGAAACACGGTTTGAAATGAAAAAAATGCTCGATCCACATTTTCCAGATCTTTTGGTGTTATCTCATAATGAACTTCCTAAAGAAATCCCAATTTCCTTTTTAGGAATAGTTTCGGACGAGGTTTTAGTTCCCTAG
- a CDS encoding FliA/WhiG family RNA polymerase sigma factor, with protein MKTQQTQNIAEVWSFYWETQQIEYRDSLIEFYLPLVKSVVHRLISGMPAHVKTEDLYASGIEGLLRAVERYNPERSPRFKGYAVFLIKAAIIDDLRKQDWVPRSVHQKANKLSGAMDCLRQSLGKEPTDLELCEYLNISQQELSGWFVSARPALLVSLNEEWPSQSDAGCGITLQEKIADERAETGYDVVDKKEFSLYLANAIQELEEKERKVMALYYYEELVLKEIGKVLGVSESRVSQIHSKALLKLRAALSAFR; from the coding sequence GTGAAAACACAGCAGACTCAAAACATTGCAGAGGTTTGGAGCTTCTATTGGGAAACTCAACAAATTGAGTATCGCGATAGCTTAATCGAGTTCTACTTGCCTTTAGTAAAAAGTGTGGTTCATCGTTTGATTTCAGGGATGCCTGCTCACGTTAAGACCGAGGATTTATATGCTTCAGGTATTGAAGGCTTACTGCGTGCGGTTGAACGCTATAATCCCGAGAGAAGTCCTCGGTTTAAAGGGTATGCGGTATTTTTGATTAAGGCTGCAATTATTGATGATCTGCGTAAGCAAGACTGGGTTCCCCGCAGTGTACATCAAAAAGCGAATAAGTTGTCAGGAGCTATGGACTGTCTTCGCCAGTCTTTAGGCAAAGAACCCACTGATCTTGAACTTTGTGAGTATCTCAATATTTCGCAACAAGAACTCTCGGGATGGTTTGTATCAGCTCGTCCTGCACTACTTGTTTCCTTGAATGAAGAGTGGCCTTCCCAAAGTGATGCTGGATGTGGTATAACCCTTCAAGAGAAAATCGCCGATGAACGGGCGGAGACAGGTTACGATGTTGTAGATAAAAAAGAATTTTCTCTATATCTAGCCAATGCAATTCAGGAACTTGAGGAAAAGGAACGCAAGGTCATGGCCTTGTATTACTATGAAGAGCTTGTCCTTAAGGAAATCGGCAAGGTCCTCGGAGTAAGTGAATCTCGCGTTTCTCAAATTCACTCTAAAGCACTACTTAAGCTTCGTGCAGCGTTATCGGCGTTTCGATAA
- the tyrS gene encoding tyrosine--tRNA ligase, whose translation MQSWLNYLQERDIVEDFSSGLESVEGPISGYLGFDPTGPALHIGHWIGICFLKRLATLGVTPVALVGGATGMVGDPSGKHSERSLLQTDEVLDNSQKISACLQRYLPGITLVNNADWLQKMSLIDFLRDVGKHFRLGQMLAKDTIRQRVQSDEGISYTEFSYLILQSYDFYHLFKNYRTILQCGGSDQWGNITSGIDFIRRKGLGQAYGLTYPLLTNAQGKKIGKTESGTVWLDPERTSPFELYQYLLRLPDSDIPKIARTLTLLSNEKIHDIDRELQTDPIAVKEFVAQDILRAIHGEPGLQEALSVTRSIHPGSLSSLSQEDFHELFVGGMGVSLDKSEVLGKQWLDVFFAVELCKSKGEARRLIEQKGLYINNVPLANEQSVCEEKDIFYGHYVLLAQGKKRKLVLYLN comes from the coding sequence ATGCAATCATGGTTAAACTACTTACAAGAGCGAGATATTGTTGAAGATTTTTCCTCTGGCTTGGAGTCCGTAGAGGGACCTATATCAGGTTATTTGGGATTTGATCCTACCGGACCAGCTTTGCACATTGGTCACTGGATTGGGATTTGTTTCTTGAAACGACTGGCGACTTTAGGGGTGACTCCTGTGGCGCTAGTTGGGGGAGCTACAGGCATGGTTGGGGATCCCTCAGGGAAACATAGTGAGAGGTCGCTACTTCAGACAGACGAAGTTTTAGATAATAGTCAAAAGATTAGCGCGTGTTTGCAGAGATATCTTCCTGGTATTACTCTTGTAAACAATGCAGACTGGCTGCAGAAGATGTCCTTGATTGATTTTTTACGTGATGTAGGGAAACACTTTCGTTTAGGCCAAATGCTCGCAAAAGATACAATAAGGCAGCGGGTGCAGTCTGATGAGGGAATTAGCTATACTGAATTTAGCTATTTAATCCTGCAGTCATACGATTTTTATCACCTATTTAAAAATTACCGCACAATCTTGCAGTGTGGTGGTAGCGATCAGTGGGGGAATATCACTTCAGGAATAGATTTCATTCGCCGTAAAGGATTAGGTCAGGCTTACGGTCTTACCTATCCTTTATTAACTAATGCTCAAGGGAAAAAAATAGGAAAAACAGAATCAGGAACCGTATGGCTCGATCCAGAACGAACCTCTCCTTTTGAGCTATACCAATACCTGCTCCGTTTGCCTGATAGCGACATCCCTAAAATTGCTAGGACGTTAACTTTATTGAGCAATGAAAAAATTCACGATATTGATAGAGAATTACAGACCGATCCAATTGCAGTAAAGGAGTTTGTCGCTCAAGATATCCTGCGTGCTATTCATGGAGAACCAGGGCTTCAAGAGGCACTTTCCGTAACTCGTAGTATCCATCCAGGGAGTCTTTCATCCTTATCCCAAGAAGATTTTCATGAGTTATTTGTAGGAGGTATGGGAGTGTCATTGGATAAATCTGAGGTATTAGGAAAGCAATGGTTAGACGTATTTTTTGCTGTAGAACTGTGTAAATCCAAAGGAGAAGCTCGAAGGCTAATTGAACAAAAAGGATTATATATTAATAATGTGCCCCTTGCTAATGAGCAGAGTGTTTGTGAAGAAAAAGATATCTTTTATGGTCACTACGTGTTGTTAGCTCAAGGTAAAAAGCGAAAACTTGTTCTATATCTAAACTAG
- the gnd gene encoding decarboxylating NADP(+)-dependent phosphogluconate dehydrogenase → MQTDIGLIGLAVMGKNLVLNMIDHGFSVSVYNRTPEKTRDFLKEHPNHKELLGFESLEDFVTSLQRPRKIMLMIQAGQPVDQSIHLLLPLLESGDVIIDGGNSYFKDSERRCKELQEKGILFLGVGISGGEEGSRYGPSIMPGGNPEAWPLVAPIFQSIAAQVNGSPCCSWVGVGGAGHYVKAVHNGIEYGDIQLICEAYGILRDFLELSSTAVATIFKEWNTLELESYLIRIAAEVLALKDTNGVPVIDTILDVVGQKGTGKWTAIDALNSGVPLSLIIEAVLARFLSSWKEVRERAARDYPGTPLIFQKPHDASVFIQDIFHALYASKIISYAQGFMLLGEASEEYNWELHLGEIALLWRGGCIIQSAFLDVIYKGFAANPNDSSLIFQEYFRAALRHAETGWRRTVVTAIGAGLPIPCLAAAITFYDGYRTANSSMSLAQGLRDYFGAHTYERKDCPRGEFYHTDWVHTKITERVK, encoded by the coding sequence TTGCAAACGGATATTGGTCTTATAGGCTTAGCTGTCATGGGGAAAAATCTTGTCTTAAACATGATAGATCATGGCTTTTCTGTCTCTGTGTATAATCGGACTCCAGAGAAAACTCGGGATTTCTTGAAAGAACATCCGAATCACAAAGAACTTTTGGGTTTTGAATCGCTCGAAGATTTCGTGACTTCTTTGCAGAGGCCCCGGAAGATAATGTTGATGATACAGGCAGGGCAGCCCGTGGATCAAAGCATTCATTTGCTATTGCCTTTGCTAGAATCAGGCGATGTGATTATCGATGGTGGGAATAGCTATTTTAAAGATTCCGAACGCCGATGTAAAGAATTGCAGGAAAAAGGGATTCTCTTCTTAGGCGTGGGGATTTCTGGAGGAGAAGAAGGTTCGCGTTATGGCCCATCAATTATGCCTGGGGGAAATCCTGAGGCGTGGCCACTAGTGGCTCCTATTTTTCAATCAATAGCAGCACAAGTGAACGGCAGTCCCTGCTGTTCTTGGGTAGGAGTTGGCGGTGCAGGTCACTATGTAAAGGCTGTCCATAACGGTATAGAATACGGAGATATCCAGTTGATATGTGAAGCCTACGGTATTTTGAGGGATTTTCTAGAACTTTCTTCAACTGCCGTTGCTACAATTTTTAAAGAATGGAATACCCTAGAATTAGAAAGTTATCTGATTCGCATTGCTGCTGAAGTCTTGGCCTTGAAAGATACGAATGGAGTCCCTGTCATTGATACCATTTTAGATGTTGTTGGTCAAAAGGGTACTGGAAAATGGACCGCGATCGATGCTTTAAATTCTGGAGTGCCCCTCTCTTTAATCATAGAAGCTGTTCTTGCTCGTTTCCTTTCTTCTTGGAAAGAGGTTCGTGAGAGAGCTGCTCGTGATTATCCAGGAACTCCCTTAATTTTTCAAAAGCCTCATGATGCCTCAGTATTTATTCAAGATATTTTTCATGCTTTGTATGCTTCAAAGATCATCAGCTATGCCCAAGGATTCATGCTTTTAGGAGAAGCTTCAGAAGAATACAATTGGGAATTGCACTTAGGAGAAATTGCTTTGTTATGGCGCGGGGGCTGCATTATTCAAAGCGCATTTTTGGATGTTATATATAAGGGATTTGCTGCTAACCCAAACGATTCTTCTCTCATCTTCCAAGAATATTTTCGTGCAGCACTACGCCACGCTGAGACGGGATGGCGTAGGACAGTAGTCACTGCAATTGGCGCAGGACTGCCTATTCCATGTTTAGCAGCAGCCATTACCTTCTATGACGGCTATCGCACAGCAAACTCTTCTATGTCGTTAGCTCAGGGACTTCGAGATTATTTTGGGGCTCATACTTATGAACGTAAAGATTGCCCTCGAGGAGAGTTCTATCATACCGATTGGGTACACACAAAAATTACAGAAAGAGTCAAGTAA
- the lepA gene encoding translation elongation factor 4, which yields MKEYKLENIRNFSIIAHIDHGKSTIADRLLESTSTVEEREMREQLLDSMDLERERGITIKAHPVTMTYVYEGEVYQLNLIDTPGHVDFSYEVSRSLATCEGALLIVDAAQGVQAQSLANVYLALERDLEIIPVLNKIDLPAADPVRIAKQIEDYIGLDTTNIVACSAKTGVGIPDILTAIIELVPSPKAPEETELKALVFDSHYDSYVGIMVYVRIISGELKKGDRIIFMASKGSSFEVLGIGAFLPKATFIEDSLRPGQVGFFIANLKKVKDVKIGDTVTKAKHPAKTPLEGFKEINPVVFAGIYPIDSSDFDTLKDALGRLQLNDSALTVEQESSHSLGFGFRCGFLGLLHLEIIFERIIREFDLDIIATAPSVIYKVILKNGKTLHIDNPSGYPDPAIIEHVEEPWVHVNIITPQEYLSNIMSLCLDKRGVCIKTEMLDQHRLVLSYDLPLNEIVSDFNDKLKSVTKGYGSFDYRLGDYRKGSIIKLEVLINEEPIDAFSCLVHRDKAESRGRSICEKLVDVIPQQLFKIPIQAAINKKVIARETIRALSKNVTAKCYGGDITRKRKLWEKQKKGKKRMKEFGKVSIPNTAFIEVLKLD from the coding sequence TTGAAAGAATATAAGCTAGAGAACATTCGTAATTTTTCAATTATAGCGCATATCGATCACGGGAAGTCTACAATTGCTGATCGCCTTTTAGAAAGTACAAGCACAGTAGAAGAGCGGGAAATGCGTGAGCAACTTTTAGATTCTATGGATCTTGAAAGAGAGCGTGGCATTACAATTAAGGCCCATCCTGTGACCATGACCTATGTATATGAAGGAGAAGTTTATCAACTGAATTTAATTGATACACCTGGCCACGTGGACTTTTCCTATGAAGTCTCCCGATCTCTAGCTACATGTGAGGGAGCCTTACTTATTGTGGATGCTGCTCAAGGCGTGCAGGCGCAAAGCCTTGCTAATGTCTACCTTGCTCTCGAGAGAGATCTGGAGATCATTCCTGTATTAAATAAGATTGATCTTCCTGCTGCTGATCCCGTTAGGATTGCCAAACAGATTGAAGATTATATAGGCCTAGATACTACGAACATTGTAGCCTGTTCTGCAAAAACAGGGGTCGGGATCCCAGACATCCTTACAGCAATTATTGAGCTTGTTCCTTCTCCAAAAGCACCTGAAGAAACCGAGCTTAAAGCGCTAGTCTTTGATTCCCATTATGATTCTTACGTTGGAATTATGGTCTATGTACGCATTATTAGTGGTGAATTAAAAAAGGGGGATCGTATTATTTTTATGGCTTCTAAAGGCTCCTCATTTGAAGTATTAGGTATAGGAGCCTTTCTCCCTAAAGCGACGTTTATAGAAGACTCATTACGCCCTGGACAGGTAGGTTTCTTTATTGCTAATCTCAAAAAAGTTAAGGATGTGAAGATCGGCGATACAGTCACTAAAGCAAAGCATCCTGCGAAAACCCCTCTAGAAGGCTTTAAAGAAATCAATCCAGTAGTCTTTGCTGGAATTTATCCTATAGATTCTTCTGATTTTGATACTTTGAAAGATGCTTTAGGAAGACTGCAGCTCAATGATTCTGCTTTAACCGTAGAACAAGAAAGCAGTCACTCTCTAGGTTTTGGTTTTCGTTGTGGTTTCTTAGGTCTTCTTCATCTTGAAATTATCTTTGAAAGAATCATTCGAGAATTTGACTTAGATATTATTGCAACAGCTCCGAGTGTGATCTATAAAGTGATCTTAAAAAATGGGAAGACTCTACATATTGATAACCCCTCAGGATACCCCGATCCTGCGATCATTGAGCATGTCGAAGAACCTTGGGTTCATGTGAATATTATCACTCCTCAAGAATATCTGAGCAATATCATGAGCCTCTGTTTAGATAAACGCGGCGTGTGCATAAAAACCGAGATGTTAGATCAGCACCGCTTGGTTCTTTCTTATGACCTTCCCTTAAATGAAATTGTCTCAGATTTCAATGATAAGTTGAAGTCCGTAACCAAAGGTTACGGATCGTTTGACTACCGTCTTGGAGATTATCGTAAGGGATCGATCATCAAATTAGAGGTCCTGATCAACGAAGAGCCTATAGATGCTTTTTCTTGTTTAGTCCATAGAGACAAAGCAGAATCTCGTGGAAGAAGTATCTGTGAGAAACTTGTTGATGTGATTCCACAACAACTATTCAAGATTCCCATTCAAGCTGCTATTAATAAAAAAGTAATTGCTAGAGAAACTATTCGTGCTCTTTCTAAGAATGTCACAGCAAAGTGTTATGGTGGAGATATTACTAGGAAGCGAAAACTATGGGAAAAGCAAAAGAAAGGGAAAAAACGTATGAAAGAATTTGGGAAAGTTTCCATTCCCAATACAGCGTTTATCGAAGTTCTAAAATTAGATTAA
- a CDS encoding DUF1389 domain-containing protein, whose protein sequence is MSGLLVVPQTVFQRYDTKSFSKTSLIENILLRIFLIFSTAFLAFIVFICLPFGVACFVSVVFGLISLALLILSLLELIQAYRKEDPLPLPMGFLKLIETHYPLSIFYLALKKRLTFEELHKIIECAQNKVSLEDHLSPSLLEKVRAFGMENLTKDISNYRFPLISLEELMLKHCPLYWLHQFVESGSKDVTLSLIGKEESRLDYWLGPLNKDTSSQTVFDTAVHAISNEISEKQLETLECHLYKQVDDEMNESIHDWDSSLVRNIVKDLVQACKKNESNVFGPYAQETPPKFTEERVDQLLHFIVEKRFSFAQLKMISKLSFTDWQWLCSIDTMGMSGSQVASFGSFLLPLVSNPYIQLALWEELRVAVKQNLLLDPVQNASQAICNLFSEVAEPLRKKLKREK, encoded by the coding sequence ATGAGTGGGTTACTCGTTGTTCCACAAACTGTCTTTCAAAGATATGACACCAAAAGTTTTTCAAAAACTTCATTGATAGAAAATATTCTTTTGAGAATTTTTCTAATTTTTTCCACAGCTTTTTTGGCCTTTATAGTTTTTATCTGTCTTCCGTTTGGGGTTGCGTGCTTTGTAAGCGTGGTCTTTGGTCTTATATCCTTAGCTTTGCTTATCCTATCTTTGCTGGAATTAATCCAAGCATATCGTAAAGAAGACCCCCTACCCCTCCCTATGGGGTTTTTAAAGTTGATAGAAACGCACTACCCTCTTTCTATTTTTTATCTCGCTCTCAAAAAAAGACTCACTTTTGAAGAACTACATAAAATCATAGAATGTGCACAAAATAAAGTATCCTTAGAGGATCACCTATCACCATCTTTGCTTGAGAAAGTTCGTGCTTTTGGTATGGAGAACCTAACTAAAGACATTAGCAACTATCGCTTCCCCCTCATTTCATTAGAAGAGCTTATGCTGAAACATTGTCCTTTGTATTGGCTGCATCAATTCGTAGAATCTGGTTCTAAAGATGTGACGTTGTCTTTAATTGGCAAAGAAGAAAGTAGGTTAGATTATTGGCTAGGACCTCTGAACAAGGACACTTCTTCCCAAACTGTTTTTGATACAGCTGTTCACGCCATCTCTAATGAGATTTCCGAAAAGCAATTAGAAACTTTAGAATGTCATCTATACAAGCAGGTGGATGATGAAATGAATGAAAGCATCCATGATTGGGATAGTTCTCTTGTGCGCAATATTGTAAAAGACTTGGTCCAAGCTTGTAAGAAAAATGAAAGCAATGTATTTGGTCCTTATGCCCAAGAAACTCCTCCTAAATTTACTGAAGAAAGAGTGGATCAACTCTTACATTTCATCGTTGAAAAACGCTTTTCTTTTGCACAACTTAAGATGATTAGCAAGTTGAGCTTTACCGACTGGCAATGGCTTTGCTCTATAGATACCATGGGAATGTCGGGGTCTCAGGTAGCCTCTTTCGGAAGCTTTCTTTTACCCCTTGTATCTAATCCCTATATTCAACTTGCTCTTTGGGAAGAATTACGAGTAGCTGTGAAGCAAAATCTCTTGCTAGACCCTGTTCAGAATGCTAGTCAAGCTATTTGCAATCTATTTTCTGAAGTTGCAGAACCTCTTCGAAAGAAACTTAAGAGAGAAAAATAA
- a CDS encoding DUF1389 domain-containing protein, producing the protein MSMTIIPHALFKNHCECHTSCSLSSRTVLRVAIASLFCIGALVALGCLSAPISYIVGGVLALVALVILALVILALIFGEKKLPPTPRIIPESFAEVIGETYSPGIAAFVKEQQLTLAEFRQFSIALLCNISVEEKIKQLSSELQTKIKNYGINKLEDDLAKNTWPVFEDILNQSCPMYWLQKFISAGDPKVCQDLGLPKECYGYYWLGPLGHSTAKSTIFYNAMRNILGKLTKEDITLLQNKALQGQWDDEAVKEVIYRIHNTYAKQGVLTKEVISKELLLLSLHGYSFDQIQLITQLPQDTWESLCYMDNGTAYNLQLCVLGGALSSQNLLEETSKDFDINICLFVMKDLKEKVEVFKTSEDFQKMGLGKYLLQCLSAVSKRLASILRQGLLLRAIAHGEKKTPIYEVDFTTGTRKLTRSSKSGKAT; encoded by the coding sequence ATGAGCATGACTATCATTCCACATGCTTTATTTAAAAATCACTGCGAGTGCCACACTTCCTGTTCTTTAAGTTCAAGGACTGTGTTACGAGTAGCCATTGCTAGCCTCTTTTGTATAGGAGCGTTAGTAGCTTTAGGGTGTTTATCGGCTCCCATTTCTTATATTGTTGGAGGCGTTTTAGCTCTTGTTGCTTTGGTCATTCTTGCTTTGGTGATTTTAGCTTTAATTTTTGGAGAGAAGAAGCTCCCTCCAACGCCAAGAATCATTCCCGAGAGTTTTGCTGAGGTCATAGGGGAGACCTACAGCCCTGGAATTGCTGCTTTTGTAAAAGAACAGCAGTTGACGTTAGCCGAGTTTAGACAATTTTCTATCGCGCTACTTTGTAATATCTCTGTTGAAGAGAAAATAAAACAACTCTCTTCTGAATTACAAACTAAAATAAAGAACTACGGCATTAACAAACTCGAAGATGATTTAGCAAAAAATACCTGGCCAGTATTTGAAGATATCTTAAACCAATCCTGTCCGATGTATTGGCTTCAGAAATTTATATCAGCAGGAGATCCAAAAGTCTGTCAAGACTTAGGCCTACCTAAAGAATGTTACGGGTACTATTGGTTAGGGCCTTTGGGGCATAGTACAGCTAAATCAACAATTTTTTATAATGCGATGCGCAATATCCTTGGAAAATTAACGAAAGAAGACATTACATTGTTACAAAACAAGGCCCTTCAAGGGCAATGGGACGACGAGGCAGTCAAGGAAGTTATTTACCGCATACACAACACCTATGCCAAACAGGGGGTGCTTACAAAAGAGGTGATCAGCAAGGAATTGCTCTTGTTGAGCTTGCATGGATATTCTTTTGATCAGATTCAGTTGATTACGCAACTTCCTCAGGATACCTGGGAATCGCTGTGTTATATGGATAATGGTACGGCATATAACCTTCAGCTTTGTGTTCTTGGAGGAGCTCTATCATCACAAAATCTTCTTGAAGAAACCTCTAAGGATTTTGATATAAACATATGTCTCTTCGTTATGAAGGATCTAAAAGAAAAGGTCGAAGTTTTCAAAACTTCTGAGGATTTTCAAAAGATGGGGCTGGGGAAATACTTACTACAATGTCTGAGTGCAGTTTCTAAGCGACTAGCAAGTATATTAAGACAGGGGCTTCTGTTGCGAGCTATAGCTCATGGAGAAAAGAAGACTCCAATTTATGAAGTCGATTTTACGACAGGGACCAGAAAACTAACTCGTTCCTCTAAAAGTGGTAAGGCTACCTAG